One stretch of Sander vitreus isolate 19-12246 chromosome 16, sanVit1, whole genome shotgun sequence DNA includes these proteins:
- the hdhd2 gene encoding haloacid dehalogenase-like hydrolase domain-containing protein 2 produces the protein MAGRRTLKAVLIDLSGTLHIEDTAVAGAQDALNRLRQASVAVKFVTNTTKESKRSLLERLQRLNFDLQEKEIFTSLSAARSLLEQKQHRPLLLVEDSALEDFTGIDTSEPNAVVIGLAPNHFNYQTLNKAFRMILDGAPLIAIHKARYYKCKDGLALGPGPFVTGLEYATDCKATVVGKPEQTFFTQALSDLGCSPNEAVMIGDDARDDVGGAQNAGMMGILVRTGKYREGDENKINPPPHLTCASFPEAVEHILKNLL, from the exons ATGGCGGGCAGACGGACTCTGAAGGCCGTGCTCATCGACCTGAGTGGAACTTTACATATAGAAGACACAGCAGTGGCCGGGGCGCAGGACGCCCTGAACAG GTTACGCCAGGCGTCTGTAGCTGTGAAGTTTGTGACCAACACAACTAAGGAGAGTAAGAGGAGCTTACTGGAACGACTGCAACGTCTCAACTTTGACCTCCAG GAAAAAGAGATCTTCACTTCACTGAGTGCAGCGAGGAGTTTGTTAGagcagaaacaacacagaccgCTGCTGTTGGTGGAGGACAGCGCACTGGAAGATttcactg GTATTGACACGTCAGAGCCAAACGCTGTTGTCATCGGACTCGCTCCTAATCACTTCAACTACCAAACGCTCAACAAGGCTTTCAG AATGATTCTGGATGGAGCGCCTCTCATCGCCATCCATAAGGCCCGGTACTACAAATGTAAGGATGGTTTGGCCCTCGGCCCCGGGCCCTTTGTAACGGGACTTGAGTACGCCACAGACTGCAAAGCTACTGTGGTAGGAAAGCCGGAACAGACGTTTTTCACACAG GCTCTGTCTGATTTAGGATGTAGCCCCAATGAAGCTGTCATGATAGGCGAT GATGCCAGAGATGATGTGGGCGGGGCTCAGAACGCAGGAATGATGGGAATTCTGGTCAGAACCG gtaaatacagaGAAGGAGATGAGAATAAAATCAACCCTCCTCCCCACCTGACATGTGCCAGTTTCCCAGAAGCTGTCGAACACATCCTGAAGAACCTGCTATAA
- the katnal2 gene encoding katanin p60 ATPase-containing subunit A-like 2: MMELSYQSMKVAHQAREADELRTEMRRKSLLILIYHHLLGQGYVSAAVALDQETNGGVRRFEVCDNIDLEMVLMEYESYHYVKFQKYPKLIRRTAEPGENRNARSGSVKRSPCSAVKPLPKINPSQSPKSGNGAKRTTASSHTNENGSAVPPELSEFGLNVSSIRNGPAGEAANNRKGQMTDGKVSINDAVKGAGSDSDHMERLLKPLSGFSGMSGEMRELAAIISRDIYLHSPNVRWEDIIGLEDAKRLVKEAVVYPIKYPQLFTGILSPWKGLLLYGPPGTGKTLLAKAVATECKTTFFNISASSIVSKWRGDSEKLVRVLFELARYHAPSTIFLDELESVMSQRGTSMGGEHEGSRRMKTELLVQMDGLAKSEDLVFVLAASNLPWELDHAMLRRLEKRIIVSLPSSPARQAMISHWLPPLSSTGGVELRTELDYETLAKGMEGYSGSDIRLVCKEAAMRPVRKIFDALESHQDGDTDVPAIQLETVTTADFLEVITHTKPSARNLMDKYTAWEREYESV; this comes from the exons ATGATGGAGCTCTCATATCAATCTATGAAAGTCGCCCACCAAGCCCGGGAAGCG GATGAGCTGAGGACtgagatgaggaggaagagccTCCTCATCCTCATTTACCACCACCTGCTGGGGCAAGG CTACGTGTCTGCAGCAGTGGCCTTGGACCAGGAGACTAATGGAGGTGTGAGGAGGTTCGAGGTCTGTGATAACATCGATCTGGAGATGGTGCTGATGGAATACGAGAGTTATCACTACGTTAAGTTCCAGAAATATCCCAAACTTATCAGAAGAACAGCAGAACCAG GTGAGAACAGGAATGCAAGAAGTGGTAGTGTAAAAAG GAGTCCCTGTTCAGCTGTGAAGCCTCTTCCCAAAATCAACCCGTCCCAGAGCCCAAAGTCTGGAAATGGAGCCAAGAGGACAACTGCCAGTTCACATACAAAT GAGAATGGTTCTGCTGTTCCTCCAGAGTTGTCAGAGTTTGGTCTTAACGTGTCCTCCATCAGAAATGGACCAGCTGGGGAGGCAGCCAATAACAGAAAG GGCCAGATGACTGACGGCAAAGTTTCAATCAATGACGCTGTCAAAGGAGCTGGCAGTGACTCAGACCACATG GAACGGCTGCTGAAGCCCCTCAGTGGCTTTTCTGGAATGAGCGGCGAGATGAGAGAACTTGCTGCAATCATCAGCAGG GACATCTATTTGCACAGCCCCAACGTGCGGTGGGAGGACATCATCGGCCTGGAGGACGCAAAGCGATTAGTCAAAGAGGCCGTCGTCTATCCCATTAAG taccCCCAGCTATTTACAGGCATTCTGTCTCCGTGGAAGGGCTTGCTGCTCTATGGCCCCCCAG gtacGGGTAAGACGCTGCTGGCCAAGGCCGTGGCTACAGAGTGTAAGACGACCTTCTTCAACATTTCAGCCTCCAGCATCGTCAGCAAGTGGAGAGGAGACTCTGAGAAACTGGTCAGG GTTCTGTTTGAACTGGCCAGGTACCACGCCCCATCCACCATCTTCTTGGACGAGCTGGAGTCAGTGATGAGCCAGAGAGGAACGAGCATGGG AGGAGAGCATGAGGGGAGTCGCAGGATGAAGACTGAGCTGCTGGTTCAGATGGACGGACTGGCCAAATCAGAGGACCTGGTGTTTGTACTAGCTGCCTCCAACCTTCCTTG GGAACTGGACCATGCCATGCTGAGGAGGTTAGAAAAGAGGATTATAGTTAGTCTTCCCTCCTCGCCAGCTCGCCAAGCCATGATCTCTCATTGGCTGCCTCCTCTCAGCTCCACAGGAGGGGTGGAGCTACGAACTGAGCTGGACTATGAAACTCTGGCGAAG gggaTGGAGGGTTACTCTGGCTCTGATATACGACTGGTGTGTAAGGAGGCTGCCATGAGACCAGTCCGCAAGATCTTTGATGCTCTGGAGTCCCATCAGGATG GAGACACTGACGTGCCTGCCATCCAGCTGGAAACTGTGACAACAGCTGACTTCCTGGAAGTCATCACGCACACCAAACCCTCGGCTCGAAACCTGATGGACAAATACACAGCCTGGGAGAGAGAGTACGAGTCtgtctga